A single genomic interval of Primulina huaijiensis isolate GDHJ02 chromosome 7, ASM1229523v2, whole genome shotgun sequence harbors:
- the LOC140981088 gene encoding uncharacterized protein, translating to MASANGACLNHIARESTDIKRLAQFYKETFGFEQVESPTFDFEVIWLKLGSSLFLHLIERNPNSTLPESPWSATSAVEDPRNLPRGHHICIYVPNFDSLLQNLKEKGINVYEKTLPDGKTKQAFFFDPDGNGLEISSQCPEL from the exons ATGGCGTCAGCAAATGGGGCTTGCCTCAATCATATTGCTAGAGAATCCACAGATATCAAGCGCCTTGCTCAATTTTATAAGGAG ACTTTTGGTTTTGAACAAGTGGAATCTCCAACGTTTGATTTTGAGGTGATATGGTTGAAGTTGGGGTCATCCTTGTTCCTTCATCTCATAGAAAGGAACCCCAATTCTACCCTTCCAGAAAGTCCGTGGAGTGCCACTTCAGCAGTGGAGGACCCCAGGAATCTCCCCAGAGGACACCATATCTGTATCTATGTACCGAATTTCGACTCACTTCTCCAGAATCTTAAG GAGAAAGGAATCAATGTATACGAGAAGACTCTACCAGATGGGAAAACCAAACAAGCATTCTTCTTCGATCCAGATG GCAATGGACTCGAGATATCTAGCCAGTGTCCGGAACTGTAA
- the LOC140981688 gene encoding uncharacterized protein encodes MRVHPMTTKRNVAIRDDGHDFMNPMEGNVIQKKLKKLPHVFSKVLELPFRSDADVVVEEGDDFFQFIVEIEVDGYDVSIGDVRAHAVEIHPGVIKIVVRNDQGSGMSNVELSLNKLEVDTWRYRLPPSSLPEMATAMFVDGALIVTVPKSGGRREFVDGIDGWGNGNLLLVQ; translated from the coding sequence ATGAGGGTGCACCCCATGACAACCAAGAGAAACGTCGCCATCCGAGACGACGGTCACGATTTCATGAATCCTATGGAAGGAAATGTGATCCAAAAAAAGCTTAAGAAACTCCCTCATGTTTTCAGCAAAGTCTTGGAGCTTCCCTTTAGGTCGGATGCTGATGTGGTGGTGGAAGAGGGTGATGATTTCTTCCAATTCATCGTGGAAATAGAGGTCGATGGTTATGATGTCAGCATAGGCGATGTGAGGGCTCATGCAGTGGAGATTCATCCCGGGGTGATCAAGATTGTGGTCAGAAACGACCAGGGGTCGGGGATGAGTAACGTGGAGCTGTCCTTAAATAAGTTGGAGGTCGACACATGGCGGTATCGATTGCCACCCTCGAGCCTCCCGGAGATGGCCACCGCGATGTTTGTGGACGGAGCGCTGATTGTCACAGTGCCAAAGAGCGGAGGGAGGAGGGAGTTTGTGGATGGGATAGATGGTTGGGGAAATGGCAATCTCCTTCTTGTAcaataa
- the LOC140981689 gene encoding uncharacterized protein gives MVSRKSPKPMEETTKTNFLTPNSSVKSRTTVNSNASETRDSVYFPGCRKDANCHCEICIESINATLDLMPQSKPRSSLTKISASRPMVSRSPIAFNPSSTDVFTPKPRAQIKKLFVSPPLNSTARNNFQERVEKGNKELGFGKFVVRWCLFLILILGMEYGVSWMVSGVLKTKFSPDIVKNLVEKSWDLEEFNTRFLFLENELQGLVGEKVSSCSSNNSLWRISEDGLLLNSQCVLYESMTEEISIWGWPLQTAGLLSSQYSPRLFSIISGRVTQWSNGEAKYTIHCGNSSXI, from the exons ATGGTTTCAAGAAAAAGCCCCAAACCCATGGAAGAAACCACGAAAACAAATTTTCTTACACCAAATTCATCTGTTAAATCCAGAACCACAGTGAACAGCAACGCATCTGAAACTCGAGACAGCGTTTATTTTCCGGGATGCAGAAAAGATGCGAATTGCCACTGCGAAATCTGCATAGAAAGCATCAATGCGACTCTTGATTTGATGCCACAAAGTAAGCCCAGAAGCTCACTTACGAAAATCTCTGCTTCAAGGCCTATGGTTTCAAGAAGCCCTATTGCTTTCAACCCTTCATCAACAGATGTTTTTACGCCAAAACCAAGGGCTCAGATTAAGAAACTTTTTGTTTCTCCTCCGCTGAATAGCACTGCAAGAAACAATTTTCAGGAAAGGGTGGAGAAGGGAAACAAGGAGTTGGGATTTGGGAAATTTGTGGTGAGGTGGTGTTTATTCTTGATCTTGATATTGGGTATGGAGTATGGGGTTTCCTGGATGGTTTCTGGGGTTTTGAAGACTAAATTTTCACCGGATATTGTTAAGAATTTGGTTGAGAAATCATGGGATTTAGAGGAATTCAATACAAGGTTTCTTTTCTTGGAGAATGAATTACAAGGTTTAGTTGGGGAAAAGGTCTCAAGCTGCAGCTCTAATAATTCTCTGTGGAGAATCAGTGAG GATGGTTTGTTGCTGAATTCGCAATGTGTGCTGTATGAATCAATGACAGAAGAGATAAGCATTTGGGGATGGCCATTACAGACAGCTGGATTGCTCTCATCTCAATATTCTCCCCGATTATTCAGCATTATATCGGGAAGAGTCACACAA TGGTCAAATGGGGAAGCGAAATATACAATTCACTGTGGTAATAGTTCTTNTATATGA
- the LOC140981807 gene encoding uncharacterized protein has product MDIELIKCECCGLKEDCTQEYITEVKEKFDGKWLCGLCSEAVRDEVNRSKKQYFGMDEAVKAHMSFCRKYKSNPAVRVADGMKQMLRRRSGDLSSSSSSSPKKSSRSSSHTSQLGVDSTFSYY; this is encoded by the coding sequence ATGGACATCGAGTTGATAAAGTGCGAGTGCTGCGGATTGAAGGAAGACTGCACGCAAGAATACATCACAGAAGTGAAGGAAAAATTCGACGGGAAATGGCTGTGTGGTCTGTGCTCAGAAGCCGTGAGAGATGAAGTGAACAGAAGCAAGAAACAGTACTTCGGAATGGATGAAGCTGTGAAGGCACACATGTCGTTCTGTCGAAAATATAAATCGAACCCGGCGGTTCGAGTTGCCGATGGCATGAAGCAGATGCTCCGAAGGAGGTCCGGAGATTTGTCATCATCGTCGTCGTCGTCGCCGAAAAAAAGTTCGAGATCATCATCACACACATCACAGCTTGGAGTTGACTCCACATTTTCTTATTACTAG